One part of the Plasmodium cynomolgi strain B DNA, chromosome 3, whole genome shotgun sequence genome encodes these proteins:
- a CDS encoding hypothetical protein (putative), whose translation MMHRLYSKNLTEENIDEVIQSEKAINEKLTRENEQIKKNGEIQHRLLSFIQDNFIFESNSTEDVQKYNGVLLSLIDYMDRLKMVDCYMRKETDGLMEEFFRCIKEAIVKQSNFYLIREDMNQLKISGKEEAFRKHVLALRKLYEHNSVLRSQVSLFNSFKLKDENLIHADFEQLQLRYKNLRSKGSCLEKKIENLNQKIKRSTEKKLHYDEKSLYLEKMLEDKQVELEESQSAICKKKKFLNELKRKKDESIKKYSEVETSVITKNVFEEFHEKKLHLDRLKEKVGFAIDVKTGGRQCTSSKKLEELCTWGDYF comes from the exons ATGATGCACAGGCTGTACTCGAAAAACCTCACAGAAGAAAACATCGACGAGGTGATCCAATCGGAGAAAGCGATCAACGAAAAACTGACTCGAGAAAAtgaacagataaaaaaaaacggagagaTACAACACCGACTGTTGAGTTTCATCCAGGATAACTTTATCTTTGAAAGTAACTCAACGGAGGATGTTCAGAAGTACAACGGGGTGTTGCTCTCCCTGATTGATTATATGGATCGACTAAAAATGGTGGACTGCTACATGCGGAAGGAGACGGACGGACTGATGGAGGAATTTTTCCGCTGCATTAAGGAGGCCATCGTAAAGCAGAGCAACTT TTACCTCATCAGGGAAGACATGAATCAACTCAAAATCAGCGGAAAGGAGGAGGCGTTCCGGAAGCACGTGCTAGCGTTGAGGAAGTTGTACGAGCATAACAGTGTGCTTCGGTCACAGGTCTCGCTCTTTAACTCATTCAAACTGAAGGACGAAAATTTAATTCACGCAGACTTCGAACAGCTACAGCTAAGGTACAAGAACTTAAGGAGTAAGGGGAGTtgtttggagaaaaaaatagaaaacttGAATCAGAAGATAAAACGATCGACGGAG AAAAAACTGCACTACGACGAAAAGAGCCTATATCTGGAAAAGATGCTGGAAGATAAACAGGTGGAGCTGGAGGAATCGCAGAGTgccatttgtaaaaaaaaaaaatttttgaatgaattgaaaaggaaaaaggacgAGTCTATTAAAAAGTACAGCGAAGTTGAAACGAGTGTCATTACCAAAAATGTGTTTGAAGAGTTCCACGAGAAGAAGCTACATTTGGACAGACTGAAGGAGAAGGTAGGTTTTGCAATAGACGTAAAAACTGGGGGAAGGCAGTGTACTTCCTCCAAGAAGCTAGAAGAGCTATGCACTTGGGGGGATTACTTCTGA
- a CDS encoding protein kinase (putative), translating into MGQKNAKTNNEGIFQINNDAYNSRYSNLNYNHAGEMNPRNYNFSNIKVVEDDENYSCSMNPASNVAGGKMGNHPNGSMLDHRKFQLKSDDMNPDHGRSHQDYARVNRENWGLGGDHHKGNASGPYHHRFNNDMGFLTQNRVSNSETHNPNGNNNPDSLHPHQYKHNNKMSDDKYEHLKNKWEPPPSYLYGNAAPPIAPPTAHPTAPPTAPPTAPPIAPPVGATQKNKADLYDNAGKTTPPSYGTHFNMNTLYSNFNNNGGQWKNMTVRPFVNRDNINYDEYEGGGNYQDNHMGSQPNAPILGKNKPPDIDDIIKKYTAKENQEDNFKLNWGYTKNEVTGGEVFKGGNKHMNDGHVRNYLPSEDRTGNHASSNVNYTPQHNVLYGFNQNGGYLPKALNSVNPSNAANPANAANGGGAPLLYPNFSSLRNKEKDEEEKKREKKINLLKNIIITNPNPKYNFSFSDDLYESLPAHENYYLNTSSLADFNHMANGNHAHQGQNDILGEGLQNRVSAHNNTYDDFNTPEKLNETPGITNRHHFKSEIAPVDEDCYAERFGGDRFGGNRLGGDRLGGDRFGGDRFEGDRFEGDRFVGDRFGVQKYAVQKYGVDNVPRDNQAQDMRRNDENFRYEKPSTDREFGQNPFPRGESNRDSNHALRDRDKSSIKLYDENSKQRAATALGPFTNNTRLHNMMDVHPNQENKPPPLMDLLENRPSNNTGEKIFGRQIDQYGKMGQLDYLKKFENSTHHVSENVFRTSEGGGRNESARHYGVAAQYGGATQYGSATQYGSATQYGGATQHGGATQHGGATQYGGATQYGSATQYGSATQYSGATQHGGAAPHRGDAFSNINSVNIFKTHAKSGDNYEEGSLLRKNQMNEASKQTNRYLQDNVTKPSNNLFNMENIFQSDKRNGLRNEVDKSSPIVRNEGPSHMYMFDRERMNPNLDLSIRENKNFTYRDDKDIMRRPYFDKTGRTLFEPYDDPTLRSRQYGHVKDPVNGHFNAQFNAPLNGHFNTPLDGHFNAHFNTPLGNNWDVKKGGSERDALREGDNFRNHIEQRREDEQLGAICMNKNKNDDDNDDDHGNDNDNDNDSGGLFRRSNVHLLSEKKNSRHFGEAINFGEGTTPTGKLPIRDEPTKEHIHHNSHYNTQRRLSKPPNSLFSNYHTTVKTNPMHDHSTSVTSNHHWVGSGGEGGDRGLHNFAKQQNESAIAKKFNHMTSTKSYIDRYNEQDENKTTATMLKPINPSSWKYETNQNVMVPTSNVSFKTNYNQIENDMQGGNLMTLFNNDAKKNLLGGNRDCESGVLNGGANWGGNNNNFGTTGAKAFLGILNEEQNRYANLLNTVGRYTPRDGTVRDGTARDISSRDAHNPLSNYTNKKPFNPSGTHNFTFVKQPLHKQLPPLPFKHTGKQANQDGTGQTKLKALEAAGRPKLGEGGGAFGGGGNTLLGGFNHLSGFNHGHLANQPHATHSGNGNLLKNNLAPFREKNAYLGTLSELPPFDRYSDGKDVLQRRAELFNHKNESKECTLKNGNAQFSSYLSSNLSGYPDQLCFPNEKNAAGSLFHRNGRSKYSYGDVVDGHLAGEPLSGKLLGGKLLGGKLHDAKLHDAKLHDAKLHDAKLHDAKLHDEKLFGAKLLDGNPFLNKEREEDVPNDKWLSRENLNLSLLPAEGERGNKNFGYDRERRISLSNNISMLLERISNNSDRKTAMNDFMTKHRSSESSNLCVNTVNYNDNLNLDTQQFVISDHHVCNFGLWTLYRCKLRHDKVSFLVSIVDSFYLNRGDSNDTVANNILFHKRLRHMNILSYEGKTADKNKLYLLFEHVHGNVLKSQSAPLEENIIASYAYQIVDLLEYMHANFIFFHGILSNIIILQKNTREELLQILHERNKNVNKYFDIYKHGIVKVFNFDFANMDATEKDYQFDFLCLAVLIYEMCTKYNTYYSSKFEDITERIYNTDFFFPHFVSFELKNFSVLEKKTLL; encoded by the exons atggggcaaaagaACGCAAAAACAAACAACGAAGGAATTTTCCAAATCAATAACGATGCATATAATAGCAGGTACAGTAACCTCAACTACAATCATGCCGGTGAAATGAATCCCAGAAATTACAACTTCAGCAATATAAAGGTTGTGGAGGATGACGAAAATTACAGTTGCAGCATGAATCCTGCGAGCAATGTGGCCGGGGGGAAAATGGGAAACCATCCTAATGGCAGCATGCTAGACCATCGTAAGTTTCAACTCAAAAGTGACGATATGAATCCAGACCATGGTAGATCCCACCAAGACTACGCGAGAGTGAATCGAGAAAATTGGGGACTTGGGGGGGACCACCATAAAGGCAACGCCTCCGGGCCCTATCACCACAGGTTCAATAACGACATGGGCTTCCTAACCCAAAATAGGGTCAGCAATTCGGAGACGCACAACCCAAATGGAAATAACAACCCAGACAGCCTTCACCCCCATCAGTACAAACATAACAATAAAATGTCAGATGATAAATATGAGCATCTTAAGAACAAATGGGAACCCCCCCCTAGTTATCTTTACGGCAACGCGGCTCCTCCGATTGCGCCTCCGACTGCGCATCCGACCGCACCTCCGACCGCACCTCCGACTGCACCTCCTATCGCTCCACCAGTAGGGGCCACTCAGAAGAACAAAGCCGACCTGTATGACAACGCAGGGAAGACAACCCCCCCGTCTTATGGAACCCACTTTAACATGAACACTCTCTATAGCAACTTTAACAACAATGGGGGTCAATGGAAAAACATGACTGTACGTCCCTTCGTCAACAGGGATAACATAAACTATGATGAATATGAAGGAGGGGGTAACTACCAGGATAATCACATGGGTAGTCAACCCAACGCACCTATCTTGGGAAAGAATAAACCACCAGACATCGAtgacattattaaaaaatacacagcGAAGGAAAATCAGGAGGATAATTTCAAACTCAATTGGGGCTACACAAAAAACGAAGTGACAGGGGGAGAAGTCTTCAAAGGTGGTAATAAGCATATGAACGACGGCCATGTGAGGAACTACCTCCCTAGTGAGGACAGAACTGGTAACCACGCGAGTTCCAACGTCAACTACACACCCCAGCATAATGTGCTGTATGGCTTCAATCAGAACGGGGGGTACCTTCCCAAGGCCCTCAACTCGGTCAACCCTTCTAACGCCGCTAACCCCGCCAACGCCGCCAATGGAGGGGGTGCCCCCCTGCTGTACCCCAACTTTTCCTCCCTAcggaataaagaaaaggacgaggaagaaaaaaaaagagagaaaaaaatcaacctACTGAAAAACATAATCATAACgaaccctaaccctaagtACAATTTTAGCTTCAGTGACGACCTGTACGAAAGTCTACCTGCacatgaaaattattatctcAATACAAGTTCCCTTGCCGACTTTAACCACATGGCAAATGGGAACCATGCACACCAGGGCCAGAACGACATACTCGGGGAAGGTCTGCAAAACAGGGTAAGTGCACACAACAATACATACGATGATTTTAACACACCGGAGAAGCTCAATGAGACGCCAGGCATAACGAATAGGCACCACTTCAAGAGTGAGATAGCTCCGGTTGACGAGGATTGTTATGCGGAGAGGTTCGGGGGGGACCGCTTTGGGGGAAATCGCCTTGGGGGAGACCGCCTTGGGGGGGATCGCTTCGGGGGAGACCGCTTTGAGGGAGACCGCTTTGAGGGAGACCGCTTTGTGGGAGACCGCTTTGGCGTACAGAAATATGCAGTACAGAAATACGGAGTGGATAACGTCCCACGGGACAACCAGGCGCAGGACATGAGGCGAAACGACGAGAACTTCCGCTACGAAAAGCCCAGCACGGATCGCGAATTCGGACAGAACCCATTCCCGAGGGGGGAGTCAAATAGAGATTCCAACCACGCATTAAGAGATAGAGATAAGAGCAGTATAAAGCTGTATGATGAAAACTCCAAGCAGAGAGCAGCCACCGCCCTCGGCCCTTTTACGAACAATACGAGGCTTCACAACATGATGGATGTACACCCCAACCAGGAGAATAAGCCTCCTCCGTTGATGGACTTGCTGGAGAATAGGCCTTCTAACAACAcgggggagaaaatttttggcAGACAAATCGACcaatatggaaaaatgggTCAGTTGGACTATCTTAAGAAGTTTGAAAATAGCACTCACCACGTGAGTGAGAATGTGTTCAGAACGTCCGAGGGAGGGGGAAGGAACGAGTCGGCTAGACATTACGGTGTCGCTGCTCAGTATGGCGGCGCTACTCAGTATGGCAGCGCTACTCAGTATGGCAGCGCTACTCAGTATGGCGGTGCTACTCAGCATGGCGGCGCTACTCAGCATGGCGGCGCTACTCAGTATGGCGGCGCTACTCAGTATGGCAGCGCTACTCAGTATGGCAGCGCTACTCAGTATAGCGGCGCTACGCAACATGGTGGTGCTGCCCCCCACAGAGGAGACGCCTTTTCAAACATTAACAGCgtgaatattttcaaaacgCACGCGAAGAGTGGAGACAACTACGAGGAGGGATCTCTGCTCAGGAAGAACCAAATGAACGAAGCATCCAAACAAACGAACAGGTACCTCCAGGATAATGTTACAAAACCGAGCAACAATCTGTTCaatatggaaaatattttccaatcGGATAAGAGAAATGGCCTCCGTAACGAAGTGGATAAGTCGTCTCCCATTGTGAGGAATGAGGGTCCTtctcatatgtacatgtttgATAGAGAGAGGATGAATCCCAATCTTGATCTATCCATtcgtgaaaataaaaacttcaCCTATAGGGACGACAAAGACATCATGCGTCGCCCCTACTTTGACAAAACTGGGAGAACTTTGTTTGAGCCCTACGACGATCCAACGTTGAGGAGCAGGCAGTATGGCCACGTTAAGGATCCCGTGAATGGCCACTTCAATGCCCAGTTTAATGCCCCCTTGAATGGCCACTTCAATACCCCCTTGGATGGCCACTTCAATGCCCACTTCAATACCCCCTTGGGTAACAACTGGGacgtgaaaaaaggggggagcgaGCGGGACGCACTGAGAGAGGGAGATAACTTTAGGAATCACATCGAACAGCGCCGAGAAGACGAACAGTTGGGAGCCATCTGCATGAACAAGAACAAGAACGATGACGATAACGATGACGATCACGGTAACGATAACGATAACGATAACGATAGCGGTGGTTTATTTCGCAGGTCGAACGTCCACTTGttgagtgaaaaaaaaaactccaggCATTTTGGTGAGGCCATCAATTTTGGTGAGGGCACCACTCCAACAGGGAAATTACCTATCCGTGATGAACCCACGAAGGAACACATACATCACAATTCGCATTACAACACCCAAAGGAGGCTAAGCAAACCTCCCAACTCTTTATTCAGCAATTACCATACGACTGTGAAGACGAACCCGATGCATGACCACTCCACGAGTGTTACTTCGAACCACCATTGGGTAGGAAGCGGAGGAGAGGGAGGAGACAGAGGATTGCACAACTTCGCCAAGCAACAAAACGAGAGTGCCATCGCGAAAAAGTTCAACCACATGACAAGTACAAAGTCTTACATAGACAGGTACAATGAGCAGGACGAAAACAAAACGACAGCAACTATGCTCAAGCCGATTAATCCCTCCTCATGGAAATATGAAACTAACCAAAATGTAATGGTGCCAACCTCGAATGTAagttttaaaacaaattacaACCAGATAGAGAACGATATGCAAGGTGGCAATTTAATGACTCTCTTTAATAACGATGCTAAGAAAAATCTGCTCGGTGGAAACAGAGATTGTGAGAGTGGGGTGCTTAACGGAGGTGCCAACTGGGGGGGAAACAACAATAACTTCGGAACCACCGGCGCGAAGGCCTTTCTGGGAATTCTCAACGAGGAACAGAACAGGTATGCCAACTTGTTGAACACCGTGGGGAGGTACACCCCGAGGGATGGCACTGTACGCGATGGCACCGCGAGGGATATCAGCTCTCGAGATGCACACAACCCCCTATCCAACTACACAAACAAGAAGCCCTTCAACCCAAGCGGCACGCACAACTTCACCTTCGTCAAGCAGCCCCTGCACAAGCAACTTCCCCCGCTGCCTTTTAAACACACGGGGAAGCAGGCCAACCAGGACGGGACGGGCCAAACAAAGTTGAAGGCGCTGGAAGCTGCGGGCAGGCCGAAGCTGGGCGAGGGGGGGGGCGCGTTCGGCGGGGGCGGCAACACCCTTTTGGGAGGCTTCAACCACTTGAGCGGCTTCAACCACGGCCATCTCGCCAACCAACCGCATGCCACCCACAGCGGTAATGGAAACCTCTTAAAGAACAACCTGGCCCCGTTCAGGGAGAAGAACGCGTATTTGGGTACCCTGTCCGAACTCCCCCCCTTCGACAGATACAGCGACGGAAAGGACGTGCTGCAGAGGAGGGCTGAGCTGTTCAACCACAAAAACGAATCGAAGGAGTGCACgctgaaaaatgggaacgcCCAGTTTAGTAGTTACCTTAGTAGCAACCTTAGTGGTTATCCCGACCAGTTGTGCTTTCCTAACGAGAAGAATGCCGCAGGGAGTTTGTTCCACAGAAATGGAAGGAGCAAGTATAGCTACGGGGATGTGGTAGACGGTCATTTGGCTGGAGAACCACTTAGTGGAAAACTGCTTGGTGGAAAACTGCTTGGTGGAAAACTGCATGACGCAAAACTGCATGACGCAAAACTGCATGACGCAAAACTGCATGACGCAAAACTGCATGATGCAAAACTGCATGATGAAAAACTGTTTGGCGCAAAACTGCTGGATGGAAATCCCTTCCTGAACAAGGAGAGGGAGGAAGACGTTCCGAACGATAAGTGGCTGAGTCGAGAAAATCTGAACCTGAGCTTGCTGCCAGCCGAGGGCGAGAGGGGAAATAAGAACTTCGGCTACGATAGGGAAAGACGTATATCTCTAAGCAATAACATTTCGATGCTTCTCGAAAGGATAAGTAACAATTCGGATAGGAAGACTGCCATGAATGACTTCATGACGAAGCACAGAAGCAGTGAAAGCTCCAACCTCTGCGTCAACACAGTTAACTACAACGATAATTTGAATTTGGACACACAGCAGTTCGTAATTTCCGACCACCACGTGTGTAACTTTGGCTTATGGACATTATACAGATGCAAATTAAGACATGATAAGGTCTCCTTCCTTGTAAGCATCGTCGACTcgttttacctgaacagagGGGATAGCAACGATACAGTAGCGAATAATATCTTATTCCACAAAAGGCTTAGGcacatgaatattttatcgTATGAAGGGAAGACAGCTGATAAGAACAAGCTTTATTTACTGTTTGAGCACGTGCATGGGAATGTGCTGAAGTCTCAGAGTGCACCTCTCGAGGAGAATATCATCGCTTCCTACGCGTACCAAATTGTGGACCTTCTGGAGTACATGCACGCCAACTTTATCTTCTTTCACG GCATCCTGTCCAACATAATCATCCTGCAGAAGAACACCCGGGAGGAGCTGCTGCAAATCCTGCACGAGCGGAACAAAAACGTGAACAAGTACTTCGACATCTACAAGCACGGCATCGTTAAGGTCTTCAACTTCGACTTTGCGAACATGGACGCAA CCGAGAAGGACTATCAGTTTGACTTCCTTTGCCTGGCGGTGCTCATATATGAAATGTGCACCAAATACAACACCTACTATTCGAGCAAATTT GAAGACATAACAGAACGGATATATAACACtgacttcttcttcccgcattttgtttccttcgAGTTGAAGAACTTTT CTGTGCTCGAAAAGAAGACACTGCTTTAG
- a CDS encoding hypothetical protein (putative), with translation MKELELFVDSPTVSLQNFNFVKENTWLTLIGAKLRNDIYKLPMDLKRDILLLLKNIRMVDMCLGTNHYEHINNIFTVCWFIIVKIFQNYEKSK, from the exons atgaagGAACTCGAACTGTTTGTGGACAGCCCAACTGTgtctttgcaaaattttaa CTTCGTCAAAGAAAACACGTGGCTCACGCTGATCGGAGCCAAGCTACGGAACGACATTTACAAATTACCTATGGACCTAAAAAGAGACATACTGCTCCTGCTCAAAAACATCCGTATGGTCGACATGTGCCTGGGGACCAACCACTACGAGCACATCAACAATATCTTCACCGTTTGCTGGTTCATCattgtgaaaatatttcagaATTATGAAAAGAGCAAGTGA